One genomic region from Natrinema sp. DC36 encodes:
- a CDS encoding cation:proton antiporter translates to MGSGEVTPWSIGTVMLCALAFFAVALVIGDRVLPVVWERLEGLMRRYGFIDKTSAFSVALIVALIFAYLAALADLHMIIGGFVVGMFLRQARLDKEIYEHMHTVMYDLAMGVFAPIFFVTVGFELTLGVFTKELGLLLLVLVLAFFGKIVLGVRAPDETDEQRGTGHRPRNERPRDG, encoded by the coding sequence ATCGGGAGCGGCGAGGTCACCCCCTGGAGCATCGGCACCGTGATGCTCTGCGCGCTCGCGTTCTTCGCGGTTGCGCTCGTCATCGGCGACCGCGTGCTCCCAGTCGTTTGGGAACGGCTCGAAGGATTGATGCGCCGGTACGGATTCATCGACAAAACCTCCGCGTTCAGTGTCGCACTCATCGTAGCATTAATATTCGCGTATCTGGCAGCTCTAGCGGACCTCCACATGATTATCGGCGGCTTCGTCGTCGGGATGTTCCTTCGGCAGGCACGGCTCGACAAGGAGATATACGAGCATATGCACACGGTCATGTACGACCTCGCGATGGGCGTGTTCGCGCCGATTTTCTTCGTCACTGTTGGCTTCGAACTCACGCTGGGCGTGTTCACGAAAGAACTCGGTCTCTTGTTGCTCGTCCTGGTCCTCGCATTCTTCGGGAAGATCGTCTTGGGCGTTCGCGCTCCCGACGAAACTGACGAGCAAAGAGGTACTGGTCATCGTCCTCGGAATGAACGGCCGAGGGACGGTTGA